A stretch of the Teredinibacter haidensis genome encodes the following:
- a CDS encoding GNAT family N-acetyltransferase produces MDIRPCDSSDYQEFCTIYNHYIENTVITFEEVPITVSDMAGRVEKVTGQGQPWLVAELNGAVIGYAYASQWHERSAFRNTVETAVYLKPGITGKGYGRALYGELLSQSRCHVAVATIVAPNVASERLQEACGFRQVGYLHEVGFKFGRWLDVTYWQKTYV; encoded by the coding sequence GTGGATATTCGACCCTGTGATTCGAGTGATTATCAGGAATTCTGCACTATCTATAATCACTACATTGAAAATACGGTCATCACGTTTGAAGAGGTACCGATAACCGTGTCGGATATGGCTGGTCGTGTTGAAAAAGTCACGGGGCAAGGCCAGCCCTGGTTAGTTGCTGAGCTGAACGGGGCTGTTATTGGCTATGCTTACGCCAGTCAATGGCACGAGCGCAGTGCCTTCCGTAATACCGTGGAAACGGCGGTTTATTTAAAGCCCGGCATTACGGGTAAAGGTTATGGGCGAGCCTTGTACGGAGAGCTGTTGTCTCAGAGTCGCTGCCACGTAGCCGTTGCCACTATCGTAGCGCCAAATGTGGCAAGTGAACGTCTGCAGGAGGCCTGTGGGTTTCGTCAGGTAGGGTACCTTCATGAAGTCGGTTTTAAATTTGGACGCTGGTTGGATGTGACGTACTGGCAAAAAACATACGTATAA
- a CDS encoding glycoside hydrolase family 43 protein, translated as MRAIVFSFLFLVSLFIYAEPWVSDLGNGEYKNPVLFADYSDPDLVKVGDDFYMVASSFNAMPGIPVLHSKDLVNWEIIGHVYERLPFEKFERPAHGDGSWAPSIRFHNSVFYVYFCTPNRGLFVATAKHPSGPWTLEHMVDVALWEDPSPLWDDDGNAYLVRSKVRADNLYLHRMSPDGKKLLDDGVLIYRNLDEQPVIEGPKIMKKDGWYYILAPAGGVPTGWQAVLRSKKLYGPYETKVVLHKGSTEINGPHQGGLVQLDSGEWWFMHFQDRDIYGRIAHLQPVHWQDGWPLMGEDINGDGIGEPVAKWKKPDVGKTWPIQVPQASDEFNVSKLGLQWQWHANPKKEWYSLNDAARGKMRLYAVKNVTQFGNLRFVPNLLLQKIAAPSLSFTTKITFAPDSLNDKSGLTIMGRSWGYIGLYKGKDGVKLGVFEGKYEQYDDATVEVASLMAKPSGKNTYTYYLKVDVAAGGEYQFSYSLEGKTFNSLGNKIQATAGVWIGAKVGLFSVSPNINPSKGYADFDWFRTQ; from the coding sequence GTGCGAGCTATTGTCTTTTCCTTTTTATTCCTCGTTTCGCTATTCATTTACGCCGAGCCCTGGGTTTCTGATCTGGGCAATGGTGAATATAAAAATCCGGTTTTATTTGCCGATTACTCGGATCCAGACTTAGTTAAAGTTGGCGATGACTTTTATATGGTTGCCTCCAGTTTTAATGCTATGCCGGGGATACCCGTATTGCATTCCAAAGACTTAGTAAATTGGGAAATTATCGGTCATGTCTATGAACGCCTACCCTTCGAAAAATTCGAACGACCTGCTCACGGTGATGGCTCCTGGGCCCCGTCCATTCGCTTCCATAACAGTGTTTTTTATGTGTATTTCTGCACACCGAATCGAGGCCTGTTTGTTGCAACCGCCAAACACCCTAGTGGCCCCTGGACGCTTGAACATATGGTGGATGTGGCGCTGTGGGAAGACCCCTCCCCGCTGTGGGACGATGATGGCAATGCTTATCTAGTGCGCTCCAAGGTGCGCGCCGATAATCTCTACTTACATCGAATGAGCCCGGATGGCAAAAAGCTATTGGATGATGGTGTGCTGATCTATCGTAATCTCGATGAGCAGCCGGTAATAGAAGGCCCCAAAATAATGAAGAAGGATGGCTGGTACTACATCCTTGCTCCCGCAGGCGGAGTACCCACGGGCTGGCAAGCGGTGTTGCGGTCAAAAAAACTTTACGGCCCCTACGAAACGAAAGTGGTATTACATAAAGGCAGCACGGAGATTAACGGCCCGCACCAGGGCGGACTTGTGCAGCTGGATTCTGGCGAGTGGTGGTTTATGCATTTTCAGGATCGCGATATATATGGCCGAATTGCACATCTGCAACCGGTTCATTGGCAAGATGGTTGGCCCTTAATGGGAGAGGATATTAACGGCGATGGCATTGGCGAGCCGGTAGCGAAATGGAAAAAGCCGGACGTAGGTAAAACCTGGCCTATTCAAGTGCCGCAAGCATCCGACGAATTTAATGTAAGTAAATTGGGTCTACAATGGCAGTGGCATGCCAATCCAAAAAAGGAGTGGTATTCATTAAACGATGCCGCCAGAGGGAAAATGCGTTTGTATGCGGTAAAAAACGTAACTCAGTTTGGTAACTTGCGTTTTGTGCCTAATCTTCTTCTGCAAAAAATCGCAGCGCCAAGCCTTTCCTTCACCACCAAAATCACCTTTGCTCCAGACAGCCTCAACGATAAAAGTGGATTGACGATTATGGGCCGCAGTTGGGGCTATATTGGACTTTATAAAGGTAAGGACGGCGTGAAGCTCGGGGTGTTTGAAGGGAAGTATGAACAGTATGACGATGCAACCGTAGAGGTGGCATCTTTGATGGCAAAGCCTTCAGGTAAAAATACCTATACTTACTACCTGAAAGTGGATGTTGCCGCGGGTGGAGAGTATCAGTTTTCATATAGTCTGGAGGGAAAAACGTTTAATTCGCTGGGAAACAAGATTCAGGCAACGGCCGGGGTTTGGATTGGAGCCAAAGTGGGGTTGTTTAGTGTGAGCCCCAATATTAACCCGAGCAAGGGCTATGCGGATTTCGACTGGTTTCGTACACAGTAA
- a CDS encoding flavodoxin family protein: MAKILVLYHSLSDCTSEMAALVAEGAKSTGDMDVRLVSVAEATAEDMLWCDGVAVGSPTHIGTVSWQLKKYFDQDLIDHWGKIDGKFGCAFSTSGGWGGGAELTCQTITNMLMNYGFLVFGVVDYVSRNHTLHYGAINAKAPRESYAKKASHRLGQRLAEWLAVYVDGKKESHPLITRTEIVPAE, translated from the coding sequence ATGGCAAAAATATTAGTGCTTTATCATTCTTTATCCGATTGTACTTCTGAAATGGCAGCGTTGGTTGCAGAGGGAGCTAAATCCACTGGCGATATGGATGTTCGTCTGGTGAGTGTTGCTGAGGCAACAGCAGAGGATATGCTTTGGTGTGACGGTGTGGCCGTCGGGTCGCCTACCCATATTGGAACGGTTTCTTGGCAGCTTAAAAAGTATTTCGATCAAGACCTTATCGATCACTGGGGGAAAATAGACGGCAAATTTGGTTGTGCATTCAGTACTTCCGGTGGCTGGGGAGGCGGCGCTGAACTAACCTGCCAGACCATTACTAATATGCTGATGAATTACGGCTTTCTGGTGTTTGGTGTGGTGGACTATGTTTCAAGAAATCACACCCTACATTACGGCGCGATTAATGCGAAAGCTCCTCGTGAGAGCTATGCTAAAAAGGCGAGTCACCGTTTGGGCCAAAGGTTGGCAGAGTGGTTGGCCGTTTATGTCGATGGCAAAAAGGAATCTCATCCATTGATTACCCGAACTGAAATCGTCCCAGCGGAATAA
- the fusA gene encoding elongation factor G encodes MTDLSHYRNIGIFAHVDAGKTTTTERILKLTGKIHRTGEVHDGAATTDFMEQEQERGITIQSAATTCFWKDHRMNIIDTPGHVDFTVEVYRSLKVLDGGVGVFCGSGGVEPQSETNWRYANESEVARIIFVNKMDRMGADFYRVTEQVKKVLGANALIMTLPIGIEEDFSGVVDVLTKKAYIWDDTGLPENYEITDVPADMVDDVDMYHEQLIETAVEQDDDIMMAYMEGEIPSIEDIKKCIRKGTIALDFFPTYCGSAFKNKGVQLVLDAVIDYLPCPTEVEPQPLTDEEGNDTGERAIVSEEEPLRALAFKIMDDRFGALTFIRIYSGVLEKGTTILNSFTGKTERIGRMVEMHADDRNEIDRAQAGDIIAIVGMKNVQTGHTLCDPKHPCTLEPMVFPEPVISIAVKPKDKGGSEKMGIAIGKMVAEDPSFRVETDEDSGETILKGMGELHLDIKVDILKRTYGVELEVGKPQVAYRETITKEIDDTYTHKKQSGGSGQFGKIDYRIRPGEPASGFLFKSTVVGGNVPKEFFPAIEKGFASMMNAGTLAGFPVLDVEVELYDGGFHAVDSSAVAFEIAARGAFRQSIPKAGAQLLEPIMKVDVFTPEDHVGDVIGDLNRRRGMIKDQEAGVTGVRIKADVPLAEMFGYIGQLRTMTSGRGQFSMEFSHYMPCPANVAEEVIAAEKAKAEAAKK; translated from the coding sequence ATGACCGACTTATCCCATTACAGAAACATAGGCATCTTCGCCCACGTTGATGCCGGTAAAACCACTACTACCGAGCGTATCCTGAAGCTCACCGGTAAAATTCACCGCACAGGTGAAGTACACGACGGTGCAGCGACTACCGACTTTATGGAACAGGAACAAGAGCGCGGTATTACCATTCAGTCGGCGGCGACGACCTGTTTCTGGAAGGATCACCGCATGAATATCATCGACACCCCAGGACACGTGGACTTCACCGTAGAAGTGTATCGCTCCCTGAAGGTTCTCGATGGCGGCGTGGGCGTATTCTGTGGTTCCGGTGGTGTTGAGCCCCAGTCTGAAACCAACTGGCGCTACGCTAACGAATCTGAAGTCGCTCGTATCATCTTTGTTAACAAAATGGATCGCATGGGTGCCGACTTCTACCGTGTTACCGAACAGGTTAAAAAGGTATTGGGTGCCAACGCTCTGATTATGACCCTGCCAATCGGTATCGAAGAGGACTTCTCGGGCGTTGTCGACGTACTCACCAAGAAAGCCTACATTTGGGACGATACTGGCCTACCAGAAAATTACGAAATTACAGATGTTCCTGCCGATATGGTTGACGATGTGGATATGTACCACGAGCAACTGATTGAAACAGCCGTAGAGCAGGACGACGACATAATGATGGCTTATATGGAAGGTGAAATACCCTCCATTGAAGATATTAAAAAGTGTATCCGCAAGGGCACCATCGCTCTGGACTTCTTCCCAACCTACTGTGGCTCTGCCTTTAAAAACAAAGGTGTTCAACTGGTATTGGATGCGGTTATTGATTACCTGCCTTGTCCGACAGAAGTTGAGCCTCAGCCACTAACCGACGAAGAAGGTAACGATACCGGCGAGAGAGCTATAGTATCTGAAGAAGAGCCGCTTCGCGCACTGGCATTCAAGATTATGGATGACCGTTTCGGCGCTCTGACCTTTATCCGTATCTACTCAGGCGTTTTGGAAAAAGGCACGACCATTCTGAACTCCTTCACCGGCAAAACCGAGCGTATCGGCCGTATGGTTGAAATGCACGCAGACGATCGCAACGAAATCGACCGCGCACAAGCCGGCGACATTATTGCAATCGTAGGCATGAAGAACGTACAAACCGGTCACACCCTATGTGATCCTAAGCACCCTTGTACGCTTGAGCCTATGGTGTTCCCTGAGCCCGTTATTTCAATTGCGGTTAAGCCTAAAGATAAAGGCGGCTCCGAAAAAATGGGTATCGCCATTGGTAAAATGGTTGCAGAAGATCCTTCTTTCCGTGTCGAAACCGATGAAGACTCTGGCGAAACCATCCTGAAAGGTATGGGCGAACTTCACCTGGATATTAAAGTCGACATCCTTAAGCGTACCTATGGCGTTGAACTGGAAGTCGGTAAGCCACAGGTTGCCTACAGAGAAACCATTACAAAAGAAATCGACGATACCTACACGCACAAGAAACAGTCCGGTGGTTCTGGCCAGTTCGGTAAAATCGACTACCGCATCCGCCCAGGGGAGCCGGCTTCTGGATTCTTATTCAAGTCCACTGTTGTGGGTGGTAACGTACCTAAGGAATTCTTCCCTGCTATTGAGAAAGGTTTCGCCAGCATGATGAACGCTGGTACCTTGGCTGGATTCCCTGTATTGGATGTAGAAGTTGAACTCTACGATGGTGGCTTCCACGCCGTTGACTCCTCAGCGGTTGCCTTTGAAATCGCTGCTCGTGGCGCTTTCCGTCAGTCCATTCCCAAAGCTGGCGCGCAACTGCTTGAGCCTATTATGAAGGTAGACGTATTTACACCGGAAGATCACGTAGGTGATGTTATTGGTGACCTCAACCGTCGTCGTGGCATGATCAAGGATCAGGAAGCTGGCGTTACCGGCGTGCGCATTAAAGCCGACGTACCACTGGCAGAAATGTTCGGCTACATCGGACAACTGCGTACCATGACTTCTGGTCGCGGTCAGTTCTCTATGGAGTTCTCACACTATATGCCTTGCCCTGCGAATGTAGCGGAAGAGGTTATTGCGGCTGAAAAAGCTAAAGCTGAAGCAGCCAAGAAGTAA
- a CDS encoding YgjV family protein, with the protein MFAQALGFVSFALGIMCFYQKDDKRLKMVMVIMSLNNIIHFGLLGAPTASFGAALSMIRAWISLYTSSRWIALVFIVITLVLGLFLSESIGDMFPIIGTCIGTYALFCLKGIKMRIAFLCGALCWLANNILVGSIGGTLLELTLLAVNLNTIRRLWFGRKLESSVAN; encoded by the coding sequence GTGTTTGCTCAGGCGCTGGGCTTCGTCAGCTTTGCGCTCGGGATTATGTGTTTCTATCAAAAAGACGATAAACGCCTGAAAATGGTAATGGTGATTATGAGTTTGAATAACATCATTCACTTTGGGCTTCTCGGCGCGCCGACCGCCAGCTTTGGGGCGGCGCTTTCAATGATAAGAGCCTGGATTTCGCTATATACATCTTCGCGCTGGATCGCTTTGGTTTTTATTGTTATCACGCTGGTTCTTGGTTTGTTTCTGTCTGAATCCATTGGTGACATGTTTCCTATTATTGGTACCTGTATTGGTACTTATGCGCTTTTTTGTTTAAAGGGCATAAAAATGAGGATTGCATTTTTATGCGGGGCGCTATGTTGGTTGGCAAATAATATTTTAGTGGGATCGATTGGTGGAACTCTGTTGGAGTTGACTTTACTTGCCGTGAATTTAAACACCATTCGCCGGCTGTGGTTTGGGCGTAAATTAGAATCTTCAGTTGCGAATTGA
- a CDS encoding asparaginase domain-containing protein → MPIKIFTTGGTIDKTYFDQKSSYHVGEPQASGVLERANVVVGYEVVSLMKKDSLDLDDSDREVIRNAIVSAPEDRIIVTHGTDTMIITAEYLQQTPNKTIVLTGSMYPAQYRDSDAVFNLGGAMIGVQVLDPGVYIAMNGRIFDPLAAVKNVPLNRFEERSP, encoded by the coding sequence ATGCCCATTAAAATTTTTACCACTGGAGGCACAATTGATAAGACCTACTTCGATCAAAAAAGTAGTTATCACGTCGGGGAGCCACAGGCGTCTGGCGTGCTCGAAAGAGCAAATGTGGTTGTCGGCTACGAAGTCGTCTCCTTAATGAAAAAGGATAGTCTGGATCTGGATGATTCTGATAGAGAAGTGATTAGAAATGCCATCGTATCGGCGCCGGAGGACAGGATAATCGTCACGCACGGTACAGATACAATGATCATTACTGCTGAATATTTGCAACAAACACCCAATAAGACCATTGTATTAACGGGCTCTATGTATCCCGCGCAGTATCGAGATAGCGATGCTGTTTTCAATTTAGGCGGGGCTATGATTGGGGTCCAGGTTCTGGATCCTGGAGTGTACATAGCAATGAATGGGCGTATTTTTGATCCACTAGCAGCCGTAAAAAATGTGCCGCTTAACCGGTTTGAAGAAAGGAGCCCCTGA
- a CDS encoding DUF6316 family protein, translated as MVYRRGEDQKVWYRVDRCFRIGLDWYVSTREEGDIGPFKSRVEAENSVPRYISVMKADTEYGSFARKLAIQGIWASTHYS; from the coding sequence GTGGTTTACCGGAGAGGTGAAGATCAAAAAGTGTGGTATCGCGTGGATCGATGTTTTCGTATCGGTCTGGATTGGTATGTTTCTACTCGTGAGGAGGGCGATATTGGTCCGTTTAAGTCGCGTGTCGAGGCAGAGAATTCTGTGCCGCGTTATATCAGCGTTATGAAAGCCGACACTGAATACGGCAGTTTTGCACGCAAGCTTGCCATTCAGGGTATTTGGGCCTCAACGCATTATTCCTGA
- a CDS encoding alpha-2-macroglobulin family protein: MNLRLLPCLLITLLLSACNDAPQEPDQARVSIPTPTVEPAVLPSLPRTKEASSEGTAGAPETAVADEELSDQEDDLSANIGNQIPIQVLDISESNREGKNAIAVTFNTAVDTSNDIQSYFVIHQGNGSPVDGSWIVGKDTRKVWFLNTEPQRSYKVTINPGLPAQNKSELFYSRSEMISTRALKPSVNFDSDGAILPLGYTSGLPVVSVNIAEIDVDFFRIKDKHISDFTDHAKHYGRKGWYAERMSSFGELIYSARFHLNPPKNTRVKRNLDIQQFEQLQKPGLYLAIMRQAGNYEEKEITWFSITDIGLHIRQYKNQMDVHAASLATGKPLRDIELQLIDNQNQVIANNTTTQKGLASFSGHFPNARLLIAKTNKQYTLLNLQQPALDLSEFDLGSRPQLPNELFIYSPRDLYRPGEAAQFSGLLRDHDGRLAQTAVLSADIRNPAGSNVKSFKWQPDKQGYFEYNWAIPSTAPTGRWQLVVSGIMEKPVSYSFNVEEFLPERMKLTLANGDERSVITNKLANIELPILGEYLYGAPAAGNKLGSMVQVSHWREPLEMFKGFSFGNLNDSSFSKQQKLDDILLDKNGQTTLKIPSSWKKTVSPLKVNLIANLFESGGRPITRAHPILIWPEKHLIGIRPHFGNKNPKPGSHAKFDLINASSTGELKAVSNVDVKLIREDRQYFWEYNQHRGWHWNYTEKEFAVVSETLSLDEKQAQTISYPVEWGRYRLEARNSDGNTLTSVRFFAGRDWYYDWKNAKTAAAAAARPDKINLALDKNAYKSDVVAQLKILPPADGQVLILVESDIPLWSKKISVSTEGTIVDIPINKNWDSHNLYISALLLQPIEKKVKTTPKRALGLIHLPLDREARKLTLDIDSPEKLLPESTLTATLTLDRLTQTNTHVTLAAVDVGVLNITDFKTPDPFEFFFGKRRYSVDSKDIYADVIEANQSNVAQYRFGGDADLVRGGKNPQSEVQIISLFRGPVKFDSNGKAEVKLDIPDFNGRLKLMALAFNDNAYGSGDREVTVAAPIVAEIAMPRFLAAGDHSSIALDVQNLTEEPQALTVNLSSEWPLDLASSDRAITLKPKEKTTFHYDVHAVGHEGLATIRAEISGDDIENFSRSWKLGTRPAYPAITQSIHRILKPGEPFDISPSLLADALPGTLQASATLSPAINLHINDQLNNLLAYPYGCLEQTSSRAWPLTFATPENQTRFNLNPIAEASRRDMIQKGIDRILSFQRSNGSFGLWSKDSPEEHWLTVYATDFLLNAKQMGMDVPSKPLKKALDRLNQYLHSSRTFIHQRWSHSPEHYAFATRAYAGYVLSQLNRAPLGALRNLYTRDFDDANSGFSQIQLGLALLKMGDKQSGNQALERALDNFDEEYRYWGDYGSNIRDLGMSIYLLIENKYQSDATLELAIQLQQSVRSRQWLSTQERISLFMAGIALEQNLQTPWKAQWQLTGESPETLHQTQAWSRNLSAEHIQQGFSLHSQHDKPLYLSTLINGYSKVAPKPQSHDIDIERRWYNSKGEAITPSTVKAGDLLLGHLIVTSNRRVPDALVVNLLPAGLELENQNLDNATPMDNFIIDGQTVSKLEEETEFKTREYRDDRFVAALTQHNYRTSHIFFMARAVTPGTYIVPPPIIEDMYRPEIRAIGNSLESMTIVAE, translated from the coding sequence ATGAACTTACGCCTGCTTCCGTGCCTACTTATAACGCTGCTGCTTTCCGCATGTAACGATGCACCACAAGAGCCCGACCAAGCACGGGTATCAATACCAACTCCCACGGTAGAACCAGCGGTATTACCGTCACTACCTCGAACCAAAGAAGCTTCCTCCGAAGGCACCGCTGGCGCTCCGGAAACGGCCGTCGCGGACGAAGAACTCTCCGATCAGGAAGATGATTTATCTGCCAATATAGGCAACCAGATCCCCATACAAGTTCTGGATATATCCGAAAGCAACCGCGAAGGGAAAAATGCCATTGCGGTTACCTTTAATACAGCCGTCGATACGAGTAATGACATTCAAAGCTATTTTGTTATTCACCAAGGCAACGGTAGCCCGGTAGACGGCAGCTGGATTGTTGGTAAAGACACCCGCAAGGTGTGGTTTCTTAATACCGAGCCACAACGTTCTTACAAGGTAACCATAAACCCTGGCCTACCCGCACAGAACAAAAGCGAACTGTTTTACAGCCGCAGCGAAATGATTAGCACCCGCGCACTTAAACCCAGTGTTAACTTCGATTCCGATGGTGCAATTCTGCCCTTAGGCTACACTTCGGGACTGCCCGTCGTTAGTGTTAATATTGCAGAAATTGATGTGGATTTCTTTCGTATAAAAGATAAGCACATCAGTGATTTTACCGATCACGCCAAACACTACGGTCGCAAGGGCTGGTACGCTGAGCGTATGTCCTCTTTTGGCGAACTGATCTACAGTGCGCGCTTCCACCTCAACCCACCGAAAAATACCCGCGTCAAACGCAATCTCGATATTCAGCAGTTCGAACAATTACAAAAACCTGGATTATATCTCGCGATAATGCGCCAGGCGGGAAACTATGAAGAAAAAGAAATTACCTGGTTCTCCATTACTGATATTGGCCTGCATATTCGCCAGTATAAAAACCAGATGGATGTCCACGCAGCGTCCCTGGCAACCGGCAAACCTTTGCGCGATATTGAACTACAACTAATCGATAATCAAAACCAAGTAATCGCCAACAATACAACCACCCAAAAAGGTCTCGCTAGTTTTAGCGGGCACTTTCCTAACGCGCGCTTGCTGATTGCAAAAACAAACAAACAATACACGCTGCTGAACCTCCAGCAGCCGGCTCTAGACCTGTCCGAATTCGATTTAGGCTCCCGGCCACAACTACCTAACGAACTATTTATTTACAGCCCACGCGACCTCTACCGCCCAGGGGAAGCCGCTCAATTTAGCGGCCTGTTACGCGATCACGATGGCAGGTTGGCGCAAACTGCAGTACTGAGCGCCGATATCCGCAACCCCGCTGGCAGCAATGTAAAAAGCTTTAAGTGGCAACCGGATAAGCAAGGCTATTTCGAATACAACTGGGCAATACCCTCCACCGCACCTACAGGAAGATGGCAATTGGTTGTCTCCGGCATTATGGAGAAGCCAGTGAGTTACAGCTTCAATGTGGAAGAGTTCCTGCCGGAGCGGATGAAGCTCACACTAGCTAATGGTGACGAGCGCAGCGTGATAACAAACAAGCTTGCCAACATTGAATTGCCAATACTGGGTGAATACCTTTACGGCGCGCCCGCTGCGGGAAATAAGCTTGGTAGCATGGTACAGGTTTCTCACTGGCGTGAACCATTGGAAATGTTCAAAGGCTTCAGCTTTGGTAACCTTAACGATAGCAGCTTTTCAAAACAGCAAAAACTCGACGATATCTTGCTCGACAAAAATGGTCAGACCACGCTCAAAATACCCTCTTCATGGAAAAAAACCGTCTCGCCCCTAAAAGTAAACCTAATCGCCAATTTATTCGAATCCGGTGGTCGTCCCATTACCCGAGCACACCCCATCTTGATTTGGCCGGAAAAACATCTGATCGGCATACGTCCACACTTTGGCAATAAAAACCCCAAACCCGGCAGCCACGCAAAATTTGATTTAATTAACGCAAGCAGCACAGGCGAATTAAAAGCCGTAAGTAACGTGGACGTAAAGCTTATCCGTGAAGATCGCCAGTATTTTTGGGAATATAACCAGCACCGCGGCTGGCACTGGAACTACACGGAAAAAGAGTTTGCCGTTGTTAGCGAAACCCTTTCTCTTGATGAAAAACAGGCGCAAACCATTTCTTATCCTGTTGAATGGGGACGCTACCGGCTCGAAGCCCGAAACAGTGATGGCAATACGCTAACGAGCGTTCGATTTTTCGCTGGTCGCGATTGGTACTATGACTGGAAAAATGCGAAAACTGCCGCAGCCGCAGCCGCAAGGCCCGATAAAATCAACCTTGCATTAGACAAAAATGCCTATAAAAGCGACGTCGTCGCCCAACTTAAAATTTTACCTCCCGCCGATGGTCAGGTATTAATTTTGGTGGAATCCGATATACCACTATGGAGCAAGAAAATCTCCGTGAGTACGGAAGGTACTATTGTTGACATCCCCATCAATAAAAACTGGGACAGCCACAACCTGTATATCTCGGCGTTACTGCTTCAACCAATTGAGAAAAAAGTCAAAACCACACCCAAGCGTGCATTGGGGTTAATTCATTTGCCTTTGGATCGCGAAGCGCGAAAATTGACACTCGATATCGATAGCCCAGAAAAATTACTGCCCGAATCCACACTTACAGCGACCCTCACACTCGACAGGCTTACGCAAACGAACACCCACGTAACACTTGCAGCGGTGGATGTTGGTGTTCTCAATATTACCGACTTCAAAACACCCGACCCCTTCGAGTTTTTTTTCGGTAAACGCCGCTACAGCGTGGATTCAAAAGATATCTATGCCGATGTTATTGAAGCGAATCAATCTAACGTCGCCCAGTACCGCTTCGGCGGCGATGCCGATCTGGTTCGCGGAGGGAAGAATCCGCAAAGTGAAGTACAAATAATCTCGTTGTTTCGCGGGCCGGTGAAGTTTGATAGCAACGGTAAAGCCGAAGTTAAACTCGACATTCCCGACTTTAACGGGCGGCTGAAATTAATGGCGCTGGCCTTTAATGACAATGCTTACGGGAGCGGTGACAGAGAAGTCACTGTGGCCGCCCCCATTGTGGCAGAAATTGCTATGCCGCGATTTTTAGCCGCAGGTGATCACAGCAGTATTGCCCTGGATGTACAAAACCTAACAGAAGAACCCCAAGCCCTGACGGTTAATCTAAGTAGCGAATGGCCGCTAGACTTAGCTTCAAGCGATCGCGCCATTACACTTAAACCAAAGGAGAAAACAACGTTTCATTACGACGTTCACGCCGTAGGGCATGAAGGTCTGGCCACCATTCGGGCCGAAATCAGCGGTGACGATATCGAAAATTTTTCCCGCAGTTGGAAATTGGGCACAAGACCCGCTTACCCGGCGATTACCCAAAGTATTCACCGTATTTTAAAACCCGGAGAACCCTTCGATATTTCTCCATCTCTACTCGCCGACGCCTTACCCGGTACCCTACAAGCCAGCGCGACACTCTCGCCGGCCATAAATTTGCATATTAATGATCAGTTAAACAATCTTCTGGCCTACCCCTATGGCTGCCTTGAGCAAACCTCTAGTCGCGCTTGGCCACTAACCTTCGCTACTCCGGAGAATCAGACACGATTCAATTTAAACCCCATTGCAGAAGCCTCGCGGCGAGATATGATTCAAAAAGGTATCGACCGCATATTGAGCTTCCAGCGCAGTAACGGTTCTTTCGGTTTATGGAGTAAAGATTCACCAGAGGAACATTGGCTAACGGTATACGCAACCGATTTTTTATTAAACGCTAAACAGATGGGCATGGATGTACCGAGCAAACCTCTGAAAAAAGCATTGGATAGGCTCAACCAGTATTTACACAGTTCCCGTACTTTCATTCACCAGCGCTGGTCCCATTCACCAGAGCACTACGCCTTTGCCACGCGTGCCTATGCAGGTTACGTACTCAGCCAATTAAATCGAGCGCCGCTGGGTGCACTACGCAATCTCTATACTCGCGATTTTGACGATGCCAACTCGGGCTTTTCACAAATTCAGCTCGGCTTGGCATTGTTGAAAATGGGTGATAAACAAAGCGGTAATCAGGCTCTAGAAAGAGCTCTCGATAATTTTGATGAGGAGTACCGTTACTGGGGCGACTATGGCAGCAATATTCGTGATCTCGGTATGAGTATTTATCTCTTAATAGAAAACAAGTATCAATCCGATGCCACTCTGGAACTTGCCATTCAATTGCAACAGTCCGTTCGATCACGACAATGGCTAAGTACACAAGAGCGAATATCCCTATTTATGGCTGGTATCGCACTGGAACAAAACCTGCAAACACCCTGGAAGGCTCAATGGCAACTGACCGGAGAATCACCGGAAACGCTGCACCAAACCCAAGCCTGGTCCCGCAACTTAAGTGCAGAACACATTCAACAAGGCTTTAGTCTTCACTCGCAACACGATAAGCCGCTTTACCTCAGTACCTTAATAAATGGCTATAGCAAGGTGGCCCCAAAGCCGCAAAGCCACGACATTGATATCGAGCGCCGCTGGTACAACAGCAAGGGAGAGGCGATAACGCCTAGCACTGTAAAAGCGGGTGACCTTTTACTCGGGCATTTGATCGTTACCTCGAACAGGCGTGTGCCCGATGCACTGGTAGTTAACCTGCTACCTGCAGGGCTTGAATTAGAAAATCAAAACCTTGATAACGCTACCCCAATGGATAATTTTATTATTGACGGGCAGACAGTATCGAAACTCGAAGAGGAAACGGAATTTAAGACCCGCGAATACCGCGACGATAGATTCGTAGCCGCATTGACCCAACACAACTACCGTACCAGTCATATCTTTTTTATGGCGCGCGCGGTTACACCCGGCACATACATTGTGCCACCACCCATCATTGAGGATATGTACCGACCGGAGATTCGCGCAATAGGAAACTCACTGGAAAGTATGACCATTGTGGCGGAATAA